A genome region from Cervus elaphus chromosome 18, mCerEla1.1, whole genome shotgun sequence includes the following:
- the LSM8 gene encoding LSM8 homolog, U6 small nuclear RNA associated, which produces MTSALENYINRTVAVITSDGRMIVGTLKGFDQTINLILDESHERVFSSSQGVEQVVLGLYIVRGDNVAVIGEIDEETDSALDLGNIRAEPLNSVAH; this is translated from the exons ATGACGTCCGCCTTGGAGAACTACATCAACC GAACTGTTGCTGTTATTACTTCTGATGGGAGAATGATTGTG GGAACACTGAAAGGTTTTGACCAGACCATTAATTTGATACTGGATGAAAGCCATGAACGAGTGTTCAGCTCTTCACAGGGAGTAGAACAAGTGGTACTAGGGTTATACATCGTAAGAGGTGACAATGT tgCAGTCATCGGAGAAATTGATGAAGAGACAGATTCTGCACTTGATTTGGGGAATATTCGAGCAGAACCTTTGAACTCTGTAGCACACTGA